The Elaeis guineensis isolate ETL-2024a chromosome 3, EG11, whole genome shotgun sequence region aagaaataaaattaaaaaaaaaaaatcaaaatatgtggattagccacaaaaggacttgtctccacggggcatgcaaacttcactataaaaaaaaaaatttacaagaggagatctcaccctcaactttcgtacacccaatttctctctcacaggaagttttccctcacaaaagctctctctctaggaagatctccctgaacccctgaagtgaccggcGTCCACTGTCCAAGAGCCTTCTGCTTCTTCTCTCTCAGCGTCATGTGGCTCTCTCTCTTCCCAGATCTCTAGTCTTCGCATCACACGGGAAAACATGCCACACACTGCCTTCTCTGTTGAGCATCAGGCCCTTTAAAGGCCTTAAATCAAGTTAGATCAcgattaggaatcctaatcagACTTAAATCAAGTCCAGAAAACCTCCCAAGCCATTGGATTAACACTGCAACATcccagagccatccgatcgtggTCGGTCCATGGAATAATACCGTGGACCAGACGAAATACATGgaaaacgcccatgcggtccacatgcTGGGCCGTGGACCACCCATCCATGGTGGATCGAGGTATAGGCCCCAAGCgcagtgcctgggcctgggctggcccaCGCACATGGGCTTGGGCCGCGCCCGCACCGAGCGCCTAGGCCTGAGCCAGGCCATGCCCCTCCCGCGCGCCTGAGTTAGGCCGTGCGCCCGTGCTTGGGCCGCGCTCCCCGCACCGGGCCGAGCCCTGCGTGCCTGGCCCATGTGCTGCCACACGTTGGGCGGTGTCCCGCCTCCTGCGACCGCACTGCCGCCGCTCCGTCGGCCCGCCGCTGGCCATCGACGGTCCTCCATCGCCTCGAGTTCCATGCAAGCTTCAAAAGAACGTATCTCGGCCATCCGAACTCCATTTGAgatgatcttgatcttgttggacttcgtttttcgtcgcgaacctcactttgggctcaatatggatcaaatctcgaggcatcaaatcctaacaaatatATTGAACACGGTTAAACTTTTTATTTCATGCCTTGAAACTATGTTTAGGTATGATATTCACGTGCATGTATAGACGAACTTTATTTTGGTCAATATCTTTGATATCTTTCTTATCCAAAGTCTTTAATAGTTATCCTCAAAGAAGCTATATATCAAATGCTTCAAGTCATTTTTTGAATAAAGGGTGAGTCATGTGTACGATATTAACCAACATGTAGGGATGGTAAAATCGATCCGACCCGATAGATATGCACCCTacccaaatccgatcaaatctaaaaattaggaTTTGACCGAATTTCtattcagatttgaaaaaaatttgaaaactatagtacggataTGGGTAGTGTTGTTTTCTACCCAAACTCGATCTGAATCTACAgatatggataatatccgaaTCTAtacccaaatatatatatatagatgatctctctctctctctctatatatatatatatatatatatatatatatatgatctatctctatatataaatatttaatttatagttaatgtgataattatattagtttcatcaattattgaattgtatttatatatttcttttttcATTCTTATTATCTTTTAGTATCTCAAGTTTCTTTTtcacttaatattttttattatagaataaaataattaatattttgatattttaaaaatattataattttgaattctttatcttttttaacAAGTCCTAATAGAAGTAGTCttgttttatttaaaaataatacccTTCCATCTTTATAAATTGAGAAATATAAACTTGTTCaaaatatcaataataataattattattattattgattttttcttcattatGATTTTGTCTTCAAATAGATAATTTCAATTCATCCCACGATAGTGATTCatctttaattcataaaattattttggttgtttattgtTTTGGATATGGGACGTTTATAGGGCGCGTATAAATTGGATATGGAGACATGGGTTATCCGTGGGTATCCCCGAATCTATTGGATATGAAGATGAATATCTCTTTTTTTACTTGATCGGATATCGGATAGGATTTGGATAGAGGATATTAAGTTTGGATTTAAGGATGGATAGTACAATATCTTATTCAAAccttacccattgccatccctatcaACATGATAATTGCCACTCCCCAGTTGGCTATTTATACCATAACTTTACCAATGTCAACATATGAAATATATAACATGAAACTTCTAACAACATCACATTGGGGGCATGTTAATGTATCAGCGGCAGCATGATGATTACTCTTAAGAGTTCCTGAAGTCAGATGTTATATAATTTGTGCACGAGTTGATAAAATACAAATCATTATTTCCTAAAATAGGTGCTTGAATGTGTTTGGAAAATTAAATGCAACCCTAACTAAACATGGAGATTGAAATTTCAAACTTGAATAGATGATGCTGGAATTTTTCAACTGTCAATATTTTTCTAGCTCTCCAGATTAACATCCCAACGTTCACGACAAAAATCTCATAATTAACAGCCCTAAAGCtctaaagagaagaaaaatctcaaaaataaaaGCTAGAAGAACTTCTAATTATGAGAGGCTATGCAACATAGTTTTGAAAGGAGCAAATCAAGCTTTATATTGGAACTAAAGGATTAAGCTGCTACAGTTGATTCACTTTGGTGGCCATCTCCATCAGCAAAAAGTTAGATAGAACACCCATAAAACATCTCAACGGGAAAACTGCGAAAGATGCTATCACAGCAGTCATTAAATTATGAGCATTATCCAACTTTTAGCTCGGGTTTCATCTTTGCTCTCCCAAATCATTTAGTTCAGAGCTTTGTTTCACTTCAATGCCTAAACAGAAATTGCTGAGGTGAGATATAGCAGAAACAGTTATTTAAAACAACACAAGCGTTTGATATATATCAGAGATTACAGAAAGCTAGAAAGCATAGTTAACGTTATTCAGGAAACATCAAGCAAACCAAACATTGCACACATCAAATTGGAAAACACAAAGAAGTAGAAAGGAAGAAAGTCTGAAGGATAAACCAAAGGTGGCAAGGTCAGGCGATGGAACTGTTGTTAAAGGCCTCCCATGGCCTCGGAGTTCCCTCCATGTCCCATTGCTCTTGGAAGATGCTGATGGTGTCGTTGATGCTCATGAAGTTGTGGCCATAGTCCAAAATAGAAATTGGAAGCGATCCACCCTCCAATGGGACCTCAGGAGCTCTCTCCTTGGAATGCTTGTCATGCTGATTTGGCATGGAAGAACATCTCTCTTCCACTTCAGCCACCAAGTCCAACGATGACTTCAGGTCGTGACCATCGGATTCCTCCTCAATAGTGACAAGGGGGAGTGACGAGGATGCCCACTGGTTACCTCCATCCTTCGACATTGCACTGCTCATCCATTTCTTCTCTCTTGTCCTCTCCCTTGCCCTTGCCCTGGCCCTGGTCCTATTCTCTCGTGCAATATTGGGATGGAATGCTGCTTTCCTTGGCTGCTTAGCCCTTTTCGCGCTGGGCCTCTTTGCTTCAGTACCAGAAGTGGCGACCACGTGCAGGGACTTGCCCTTGTGGTCGGAGACAGTGGAGACGTCCTCGCACTCCGATGTAGACGACTCAATATTCCTGTGGCTTTCATTAGTGAAGGCGCGGTCTCCAGGTCGGGAGGCGACAGTTAGCTTTTCAATAGCTGCTTTGGACGTGGTTAGGAGCCATTGAACCGTCTTGCTGGCCCTGTCAAAGCCAAGCATGTCCTGGAGGTCGAAGAACTTGCGGGCCACCTCGAGAGAGAGTCTCATCCTTCGGTCCCTCGGCCCCATCGCGGTCAGGATCTTGTTGTGCCTGTCCTTCCTCACCGCTGTGCTGCTCCTCATTGGCGGCGTGGTGGTCGCAATGGAATTAACGTTGGATGGTAGAGTGGATGGGGGTGGTTGCGGGATGCTGGCCATGGAAGCGGCAAAGGGAAGGATGGGGTGGGTGGAGAGCATATCGTGAAGGTCGTCGGAGTTTACGTTGGAGGGTGAGAAGGGGAAGAAAAAGTTGGAATGTTCCGGTTTGGGAGGAGGAGGGTTCAGCTCCACTTGGGAAATTGACCTTTCCATGAAGTTTTGAGGGTCAGGGAATGGCAACATCTTTGTGAAGTTATTGCAGGCAAAATAGGAGGTATCGGAGTTGGTGGAGGAGATCTATGGGACGTGGCGAACCATGCGCCATACGtgggaagagaggagggagagggaatCGCTTTCCTTGAAGAGCTCCTCAGCTTGCGTGGTGAAAGACACCAGAGATAGGGAGACTTGTTGAGCTCAATAGCGTCCTAGATCTCAAACGTCCTATAGCTAGATAGAAAGGCATATATGTAATCAGAATGGACTTGCTAGAGAAATGGACTCGGAGGAGGTAGGGTTTCAGGGAAAGACAGTTAAGGGGAGGGATATTAGAGGAGGAAGATAGGCGAGGATTTGGCGTGGTTGGCTGGGGAGGGGTGCTGGGTACAATGGAGGCTCATAGTTGCTGGTGTTTATCAGGGGCGAAGAACTTTATCTTTCTTTATTTCTGTTACTGGCTTTCAGAGAGTGATCAGCGAGATATAAGTGAGTTTGGGATGTTGATATATGCAAGTGGCTTGTAATGCGGATTTATTTTGAGGGTTTCGTTCGACCTTTCAGCCAGCACGTACGGAAAAAAATTTGGGATGTTGATATATCCAAGTGGCTTGTAATGTGGATTTATTTTGAGGGTTTCATTCGGCCTTTCAGCCAGCACGTacggaaaaaaaattttataacaaaatcgatcatgaaaaaaattataaccgaaTATACTTcaaaaatattcatcacaaaaaatttttccGTAAGTATGGATTTCAGAATAATTACTTTGATTAGTTCTGAAGCTTATTTATTATCTAAACAATGTGTACGCAGTGAATTGCACCCGGTGCATGCAAGATGGAGGCCTTATTCaggcctccgtattgcatgcaccaggtgtaaTTGGGCAGCGCAAAACCCACGGTGAATAACACGCCACGCGACCCCTTGTATTCCACTGATTCCTGATTGCATGctctccaccgtgcatatgctccgggATTTGCCCTGTTTACTTGCGCCTGGTGTATGCAATAATTTCTTCTCATTTAGTGGGCTCTTTGGCTCACACAGAGTAGGTTTAGGACAAccactctctaatttttttaataaactaGTCGAAGAACCATGGGTTCCATGGATCGGATatacgaaaataatttttttaaatattgtggcTCTACTTTAAATTATTTAGCTATAAtaatgaataagaaaaaataatttcacaACTTATACATGAGGAGAAAGCATCATACATCTATCAAATGGAAGTTAATATGCTTTCTTGATGGACTAAAAACGTCTTTGAGATttcaactaaaaaaattaaataaataacttgaaattactggtaaaaaatataaaaatatatataacaacTTCAAGGGgcacaataaaatttatttgagaagCAGAATAGGCAGCACTCCAATACACATTCACAGAAtattgttttatatatatatatagaaatatatatatatatatatttatatatagatagatatatatatatatatatatatatatatatatatatatatatatacatacatacatatatatatacatatatatatatatacatatatatatacacacacacacacatatatatatatatgtatgtatgtatatatatatatatatatatatatatatatacacacacacacacacacacacacatatatatatatatatatgtacgtatgtatatatatatatatatatatatatatatatatatgtatgtatgtatatatatatatatatatgtatgtatatatatgtatgtatatatatatatatatatatatatatatatatgtatgtatatatatatatatatatatatatatatatatatatatatatatatatatatgtatgaatatatatatatatatatatatatatatatatatatatgtgtgtgtgtgtgtgtgtgtgtgtgtgtgtgtatgtatgtatgtatatatatatatatatatatatatatatatatatatatatacatacatacatacatacatacatacatacaaacacacacacacacatatatatatatatatatatatatatacatacatacatacatacatacatacatacatatatatatatatatatatatatatatatatatatatatatatatatatatatatatatacatacatatatatatatacacatacatatatatatatatatatacatacatacatatatatatatatatatatatatatatatatatatatatatatatatatatatatatatatatatatatatatatatatatatgtatgtatgtatgtgtgtgtatatatatatatatatatatatatatatatatatatatatatatatatatatatatatatatatatatatatatatatatatatatatatatatatacacacacatacatacatacatatatatatatatatatatatatatatgtatgtatgtatgtgtgtgtatatatatatatatatatatatatatatatatatatatatatatatatatatatatatatatatatatatatatatatatatatattatatatatatatatatatatatatatacacacacataatacataatatatatatatatatatatatatatatatatatatatatatatatatatatatatatatatatatatatatatatatatatatatatatatatatatagatatatatatatagatatatatatatatatgtatatatatatatatacgtatatatatatatatatatatatatatatatatatatatatatatatgtgtgtgtgtatatatatgtatgtatatatatatatattatatatatatatatatattatatatatatatatatatatatatatatatatatatatatatatatatatatatatattatatatatatatatatatatatatatatatatatatatatatatatatatatatatgtatgtatgtatatatatatatatatatacatacatacatatatatatatatacacatatatatatatatatatatccatatatatatatacatatacatatatatatatatatacatatatatatatacatatatatatatatatataatatatatatatatatatatatatatatatatatatatatatatatatatatatatatatatatatatatacatatacatatatataaatatacacacacacacacacacatacacacacacacacacacatacacacacacacacacacacacacatatatatatataaagatatatatatatatgtatatatatgtgtgtgtgtgtgtgtctatatatatatatatatatatatgtatgtatgtatgtatgtatgtatatatatatatatatatatatatatatatatatatatatatatatatatatatatatatatatatatatgtatatgtatgcatatatatatatatatgtttgtatgtatatatatatatatatatatatatatatatatatatatatatatatatatatgtatatatatatatatatgtatatatatatatatgtatgtatatatatgtatgtacgtatatatatatatatatatatgcatgtatatgtatgtatgtatgtgtatatatatatatatgtgtgtgtgtgtgtgtgtgtgtgtgtgtgtgtgtgtctatatatatatatacatatatatatatatatacatacatacatacatatatatatatatatatatatatatatatatatatatatatatatatatacacatacatatatacatatatatacatatatacatatatatacatatatatatatatatatacatatatatatatataaatacatatatatatatatgtatatgtatgtatgtatatgtgtctatatatatatatatatatatatatatgtgtgtgtgtgtgtgtgtgtgtgtgtgtgtgtatatatatatatctatgtgtgtgtgtgtctatatatatatatatatatatatatatatatatatatatatatatatatatatatatatatgtatatatatatatatatatatatatatatgtatatatatatatatatatatatatatatatatgtatatgtgtgtgtgtgtgtgtctatacacacacacacacacacacacacacacacacatatatatatatacacacatatatatatatatatatgtatgtatgttgtatgtatgaatgtatgtatgtatgtatgcgtgtgtgcgtgtgtgtgtatatatatatatatatatatatatatatatatgtatgtatgtatatatataggtatatatatatatatatatgaatatatggatatatatatatatatatgaatatatgaatatatgtatatatatgtatacatgtatatatatatatgtatatatatatatatatgtatatgtatatatgtatgtatatatatatgtgtgtgtgtgtgtgtttgtgtatgtatacgtgtgtgtgcgcgcgtgtgCACAcgcgtgtgtgtgtgtctatatatatatatatctgtgtgtgtgtgtgtatgtatgtatatgtatgtatgtatatatatataaatatataaatatatatgtatgtatatgtatgtatgtatatatatataaatatataaatatatatatgtatgtatatataaaatatatatatatatatatatgtatgtatgtatgtatgtatatatatatgtatgtatgtatgtatgtatgtatgtgtgtgtacatatgtatgtatatatatatgtatgtatgtataagtatgtgtatatatatatatatataaatatatgtatgtatgtatgtatgtatataaacatatatatatatatatgtatgtatgtatatgtatatgtatatgtatatgtatgtatgtatatatatatatatatgtatatgtatgtgtgtatatatacatatatatacacacacacacatacatatatttatatatatatatatatatatatatatatatatatatatatatatatatatatatatatatatatatatatatatatatatatatacatacatatatacatacatacatacatatatacatacatacatacataccaacatatatatatatatgtatatgtatatatatatgtatatacatatgtatgcatgtatatatgtatgcacgtatgtatgtatgtgagtgcgcctatataaatatatgtatggaTGCatctatacacacatatatatgtatgtatgtatgtatgtatgcatatatatatataaatatatatacatacgtatatatgtttgcatgtatgcatgcatgcacatacagatatataaatatataaatacatatatatatatatatatatatatatatatatatatgtgtgtgtgtgtgtgtgtgtgaa contains the following coding sequences:
- the LOC105041574 gene encoding uncharacterized protein, which produces MLPFPDPQNFMERSISQVELNPPPPKPEHSNFFFPFSPSNVNSDDLHDMLSTHPILPFAASMASIPQPPPSTLPSNVNSIATTTPPMRSSTAVRKDRHNKILTAMGPRDRRMRLSLEVARKFFDLQDMLGFDRASKTVQWLLTTSKAAIEKLTVASRPGDRAFTNESHRNIESSTSECEDVSTVSDHKGKSLHVVATSGTEAKRPSAKRAKQPRKAAFHPNIARENRTRARARARERTREKKWMSSAMSKDGGNQWASSSLPLVTIEEESDGHDLKSSLDLVAEVEERCSSMPNQHDKHSKERAPEVPLEGGSLPISILDYGHNFMSINDTISIFQEQWDMEGTPRPWEAFNNSSIA